ACAATAAACTAGAATCTTTTGTTCAGTTCTATTATTATCGGAATTTAATGAGACAAATCTCATCATTAACTCgcaaatttattgatttcgaTGATTGTATAATCGTGggattatagaaaaaaaaatctacacggtcaaatttttttttgtcttctaattttttttactgataccaaattcaaatttttaaatttttattatcgaagACGAGGCAtagactaaattttttattttctcttaattatatatataatatttatatatattcagtcatattcagtgacagaataattaaaatattaatttatttatagaaaattaatacgATGgttttttttcccgcgtaatttgaatgatacaaataaatttatgtatctcAATACTCGGTAATAAGAAAgagtttaaattatgaaaaggcacaaattcaagtcaggACCTTTCTAACGATACCAAATTTACTAACATTAActtattctatcatatatctATGgctggaacaaaattttccttattctcttaatgatatagataataattaggcttcattttaattatttgtctggtacaaaattttttattaccttaaaaattaattagtaagataaaaatacttatttttcttaaaaaaaaacatgtatgtaatttttatatccatttaaaataattaaattgatcaGAGTATTaacgaaagaaatttttttttcaacaggaAACTTATCCTTCGACTCCACCAGTCTGGTTTGCAGAGTCCGAAGAAACTAGTGTCACAAATGCCGTACAAATATTAAGTAACACAACGGGTCGTGACAATCACGTTATTAATCAAGTAGGAATACTATTGAAAGAACTATGTCGCCTTCATTCGATACCCGAGCCACCGGATGTAGAGAGATTAAGAACGGCATTAGATCCTCTGAGATTAGGAGCCGCTGCAACCGCTGTTGTGGCACAACGAATGGAAGCTGAGGATACCGAGGATATTGAGGAAGACGAAGAAAGTGAGTCTGAGGAGGATCTTCATTTAGATATGGACGAGGGTGAAGCTAACAAGAAGAGTAAGGTAAGAGACACTAcatcgataaaaatatttacatcttTAAGTTTAATCCATTATTTTTCCgtactaaattttattgattattatttttttttaaatatataaaggcTGACGACATGGATTTAGAACACTTAGCAACGTTAGAAAGGTTGCGGCAAAATCAGAGGCAAGATTATTTAAGAGGTTCTGTGTCGGGTAGTGTGCAAGCTACTGATAGACTTATGAAAGAATTGCGTGATATTTACAGAAGCGacagttttaaaaaaggtttttatatatattctttaattatctttattttattaattcttaatatttatttattaagtcaaaaaaaagtgtatgaatatttacaaattttttttttattttattaggaATGTATAGCATAGAATTGGTGAACGACAGTTTATATGAATGGAATATCAGGTTAATGTGTGTTGATCCTGATTCACCATTGCACAAAGATTTGGTACTTCTTAAAGAAAAAGAAGGCAAAGACAGTATTCTCCTTAATATGATGTTTAAggtaatttcatatttatatgtataaattaactatatactctaatttttatttttttaacttcccgctaagaaaattgatgattttcgaaaaattcggcaAGTAAATGTTTGCACTctgatttgcgaaaatcgaatgTTCATCAAATGttaacgttttgaggtcctaggaaactattctgactaattttatataaaataatggaAAAGTCGCGCACAAAATCATGAGACAATCGCGCACAcaatcatgagaaaaatcattcATAAAATCATGAGGAAATTGTGCACACAATATTCGTGATAAAAGGGCACAGCACGATAACAAACTTATGTGTTGGtctatttttgaataaacacACAAAATCCGTGATGAAAAGAGCACAGCACGATAACAAGCTAATTAATGTTctctaataatattattaattcattgGAAATTCCTTATCCATATGCTTTAATAGGCGAAAAAAAGCGGTTGACCTTGAAAGTCATCCCTGAAATTTCTCGTCTTGGACCCAAAACGCAGTAGACCGAATCTAagaataaaactatttttttttttaatcttttgtcgcagagatatttTATCCGGAGACCAAAACGCAGGCGAACgttcaaaatcattttaacCAATCGTCTTTGTGATCTCTTTCGATCCTCACATAATGTTGTACAATTCGGTATTTGgtctaaataatattattaacaaatcattgaaaaaatacaatttttaacattttcctcggatattttatctataaaCGCTCTGATCTGAGTCGAAACTCATTTAATTCTTCTATCAGTCACTTACGTTGAATCCTACctgaattaattgattttattggaCATAatcctgaataaaatttaaaaaaactcttgtttataaataaaacgtagctatttttaagtttgaaaacATGAATGTAATCAAAGGTACAacgaactaaaaaaattttgaagcttATCAACTACCGCTCAAAGGTTAGAGATAATTCcaggtgtaaaaaaatttcaaaacattGGGATATTTTTCAAGATTCtacaaaaaatctataaattaatttataaaaataaaaaaaaaattacacaaaagTAGGAATGTAAATTGGATAAAATGCAtgtaaattcatattttaatattttatctattcaaattttccaaatatcGTTGTCTAgattcaaagaattttttatttttattaaaaattaattttcaatcgattaattCTGAGACatgactttttaaatttttagttttttataaagaaaaaatattctctaaaattttatcatgtcCCAGGTTTACTTTAGTTTagattaattac
The DNA window shown above is from Microplitis mediator isolate UGA2020A chromosome 1, iyMicMedi2.1, whole genome shotgun sequence and carries:
- the LOC130669642 gene encoding ubiquitin-conjugating enzyme E2 Q2; this translates as MACLNTLKQEIKTLESVFPKSHERFQIMSASVDELSCRFVGKNGKKYEIHANITETYPSTPPVWFAESEETSVTNAVQILSNTTGRDNHVINQVGILLKELCRLHSIPEPPDVERLRTALDPLRLGAAATAVVAQRMEAEDTEDIEEDEESESEEDLHLDMDEGEANKKSKADDMDLEHLATLERLRQNQRQDYLRGSVSGSVQATDRLMKELRDIYRSDSFKKGMYSIELVNDSLYEWNIRLMCVDPDSPLHKDLVLLKEKEGKDSILLNMMFKEAYPFEPPFVRVVHPIISGGYVLVGGAICMELLTKQGWSSAYTVEAVIMQISATLVKGKARIQFQGASGAGKNCGGQGQYSLARAQQSFKSLVQIHEKNGWFTPPKEDG